A window from Pseudobutyrivibrio ruminis HUN009 encodes these proteins:
- a CDS encoding TrmH family RNA methyltransferase — translation MITSTNNNQIKNIIALNKKARERKAQRLFVIEGIRAVAEVPANLLDSVYIIEGFESTAEGKSFLSQLKEKAPNVRVEEVATNVFKTMCDTVTPQGVLALVKMQDFTMDDVLGIASGKPAHVVILESLQDPGNMGTIVRTAEGAGATGIIMNNTTVDIYSPKVVRSTMGSIFRVPHMIVSDLGATIKELEEKYGLSVYAAHLKGEKFYDELDFTGPTAFMIGNEGNGLTDEMSALATSYLKIPMEGQLESLNASVAASLLMYETHRQRK, via the coding sequence ATGATTACAAGTACTAATAACAATCAAATCAAAAATATTATTGCACTTAACAAAAAAGCCAGAGAGCGTAAAGCTCAAAGGCTTTTTGTGATTGAAGGAATTCGTGCAGTTGCAGAAGTTCCAGCCAATCTTTTGGATAGTGTATATATCATAGAGGGCTTTGAATCCACAGCCGAGGGCAAGTCTTTCCTTTCACAGCTAAAGGAAAAGGCTCCTAATGTTCGCGTAGAAGAGGTGGCTACAAACGTATTCAAAACCATGTGCGACACGGTTACACCACAGGGAGTTCTTGCTCTTGTAAAGATGCAGGATTTCACTATGGATGATGTGCTAGGCATTGCTTCAGGCAAGCCAGCTCATGTGGTTATTCTTGAGTCGTTACAGGACCCTGGCAATATGGGCACCATTGTTCGTACTGCTGAGGGGGCAGGTGCTACCGGTATCATTATGAACAACACCACCGTGGATATCTATTCGCCAAAGGTTGTACGCTCTACTATGGGAAGCATTTTTAGAGTGCCACACATGATAGTTTCAGACCTAGGCGCTACTATCAAAGAGCTTGAAGAAAAGTATGGACTTTCAGTTTATGCTGCTCACCTAAAGGGCGAGAAATTCTACGACGAGCTTGATTTCACTGGCCCTACAGCTTTCATGATTGGAAATGAAGGCAATGGTCTGACTGACGAAATGTCGGCCCTTGCAACCAGCTACCTAAAGATTCCAATGGAAGGTCAGTTAGAATCTTTAAATGCATCAGTTGCAGCTAGTTTGCTGATGTATGAAACACACAGACAGAGAAAATAA